One window from the genome of Periophthalmus magnuspinnatus isolate fPerMag1 chromosome 18, fPerMag1.2.pri, whole genome shotgun sequence encodes:
- the ppp1r35 gene encoding protein phosphatase 1 regulatory subunit 35, translating into MDTPPSPLSLPPCPLSPVSVSQCPLLDLSITAELCPQNTSRGTVPASQTHTQNQLIRGQRKGRLHGNSSASNHPPEHLVTSGQVAACPEGAELNTTLALRAELQSLQEVQWDATKALKQTLDKNERTQALISSRATQGVSFPRCARLYSALVSVHVPEGHVIRQAALQRLPLATNRKAPPAASTGPSLLPLTSDLCHRPLPLQPGPSSSVQPRSHSAPFSLFQRQQRWAAVP; encoded by the exons ATGGACACGCCCCCCTCCCCCCTGTCCCTGCCCCCATGTCCTTTGAGTCCAGTCTCTGTGTCCCAATGTCCTCTGCTGGATCTGTCAATTACAGCGGAGCTCTGCCCACAGAACACAAGCAGAGGAAcg GTTCCTGCTTCTCAGACCCACACCCAAAACCAACTCATTAGAGGTCAGAGGAAAGgccgtctccatggtaacagctcTGCGTCCAATCACCCCCCAGAACATTTGGTGACGTCTGGTCAGGTTGCAGCGTGTccggagggggcggagctaaaTACCACTCTGGCTCTGAGGGCGGAGCTTCAGTCTCTACAG GAGGTGCAGTGGGACGCTACCAAAGCTTTGAAACAAACTCTGGATAAAAATGAGAGAACTCAGGCCCTCATCAGCTCCAGAGCTACTCAAG GTGTGTCGTTTCCCCGTTGTGCTCGGCTGTACTCGGCGCTCGTGAGCGTGCACGTGCCGGAGGGTCACGTGATCAGACAGGCGGCTCTTCAAAGACTCCCATTGGCCACCAATCGCAAAGCGCCGCCCGCAGCCTCCACCGGCCCCTCCCTCCTGCCGCTGACCTCCGACCTTTGCCACAGGCCCCTTCCCCTGCAGCccggcccctcctcctctgtccagcCCCgctcccacagcgcccccttcagtCTGTTCCAAAGGCAGCAGCGCTGGGCTGCTGTACCCTGA